From Pseudoxanthomonas sp. YR558, the proteins below share one genomic window:
- a CDS encoding GFA family protein, translating into MAIQTYRGSCHCGAIRYEADLDLAAGSGRCNCSICTKTRFWGVVVRPEAFRLLQGEDDLGRYRFGTHATEHLFCRHCGIKSFGRGELEVLGGRYVSVNLACLDDVAPETLAQVPIRYFNGRDNDWFSEPTVTRHL; encoded by the coding sequence ATGGCCATCCAGACCTACCGCGGGAGCTGCCATTGCGGCGCCATCCGCTACGAAGCGGACCTCGACCTGGCCGCAGGCAGCGGCCGATGCAATTGCTCCATCTGCACCAAGACGCGGTTCTGGGGCGTGGTCGTGCGGCCCGAGGCGTTCCGCCTGCTTCAGGGCGAGGATGACCTAGGGCGGTACCGCTTTGGCACCCACGCCACGGAGCACCTGTTCTGCCGGCACTGCGGCATCAAATCCTTCGGCCGGGGCGAACTGGAGGTCCTCGGCGGCCGATACGTCTCGGTAAATCTGGCCTGCCTGGACGACGTGGCGCCCGAGACCTTGGCCCAGGTGCCGATCCGTTATTTCAACGGTCGCGACAACGACTGGTTCTCCGAGCCCACTGTCACACGACACCTCTAG
- a CDS encoding YafY family protein — translation MLSTSNRLLRLLSLLQSRRHWTGAELSQRLDIDRRTLRRDVERLRELGYPIDASPGLGGGYRLGSGSAMPPVLLEDDEAVAVAVALRTAAASVGRMEDTSLRLLSKLDQWLPARLRKRASALYSVTLSLAGGAPTSDVDALLRIAGACRDGFRLRMQYRDRSQKASERLIEPLRLVHTGSRWYLVAWDLKREDWRTFRVDRVQALHDTGMQFPPRPFPGDVVDYVAKSITQPFTRFQVRLRLPGSIEEQATRVPPWCGILEAGDAHHCVLELGAESVEALLALMALVGPDFEILDDRGLLPQLRAASTRLGDVLAAA, via the coding sequence ATGCTCAGCACCTCCAACCGCCTGCTCCGCCTGTTGTCGCTGCTGCAGTCGCGCCGTCATTGGACAGGCGCGGAACTGAGCCAGCGGCTGGACATCGATCGCCGTACGTTGCGCCGCGATGTGGAGCGGCTGCGCGAACTCGGCTACCCGATCGACGCTTCCCCGGGCTTGGGCGGCGGATATCGACTGGGATCCGGAAGCGCGATGCCTCCCGTCCTGCTGGAAGACGACGAGGCGGTCGCCGTAGCCGTGGCGCTGCGGACCGCCGCCGCCAGCGTGGGGCGGATGGAAGACACCTCGTTGCGGCTGCTGTCGAAGCTGGATCAGTGGCTGCCGGCGCGCCTGCGCAAGCGCGCCAGCGCGCTCTACTCGGTGACGCTCTCGCTGGCGGGCGGTGCGCCGACCTCGGATGTGGACGCGCTGTTGCGTATCGCCGGCGCCTGTCGGGACGGCTTCAGGCTGCGCATGCAGTACCGCGACCGCAGCCAGAAGGCGAGTGAACGGCTGATCGAACCCTTGCGACTCGTGCACACCGGCAGTCGGTGGTATCTGGTGGCCTGGGACCTCAAGCGCGAGGACTGGCGGACGTTCCGGGTCGATCGTGTGCAGGCGCTGCACGACACCGGCATGCAGTTCCCGCCGCGCCCGTTCCCGGGCGATGTAGTCGACTATGTCGCCAAGTCGATCACCCAGCCGTTCACCCGCTTCCAGGTGCGGTTGCGCCTGCCGGGATCGATCGAAGAGCAGGCCACGCGCGTACCGCCCTGGTGCGGCATCCTCGAGGCCGGCGACGCGCACCACTGCGTGTTGGAGCTGGGCGCGGAGTCAGTGGAAGCCTTGCTCGCGCTGATGGCTCTGGTGGGGCCTGACTTCGAAATACTCGATGATCGCGGCCTGCTGCCGCAGCTGCGCGCGGCGTCGACCCGTCTGGGCGACGTACTGGCGGCCGCGTAG
- a CDS encoding TetR/AcrR family transcriptional regulator, with product MARDTRQRILEAALAMFNTQGEPHVTTNHIADELEISPGNLYYHFRNKDDIIEQLFARYEERMDAALTPPTDRLPGLEDIWLQLHLVFECIWDYRFLYRDLVEILSRNRRLRLRFARILKRADDSALAVMRGLGHAGVMRASAAELAATATNVLVISTFWLNYAATRGEKDEQAAIRQGIVQVMMLVAPFLRDAERVHLNTLTQAYTD from the coding sequence GTGGCGCGCGATACACGCCAGCGCATCCTCGAAGCCGCCCTGGCGATGTTCAACACGCAGGGCGAGCCTCACGTCACGACCAATCACATCGCGGACGAGCTGGAGATCAGCCCCGGCAACCTGTACTACCACTTCCGCAACAAGGACGACATCATCGAGCAGCTCTTCGCCCGCTACGAAGAGCGCATGGATGCCGCCCTGACGCCGCCCACTGATCGCTTGCCCGGGCTGGAAGACATCTGGCTGCAGCTGCACCTGGTGTTCGAGTGCATCTGGGATTACCGCTTCCTGTACCGCGACCTGGTCGAGATCCTGAGCCGCAACCGTCGCCTGCGCCTGCGCTTCGCTCGCATCCTCAAGCGCGCCGACGACAGTGCGCTGGCGGTGATGCGCGGGCTGGGCCATGCCGGCGTGATGCGCGCCTCGGCCGCCGAGCTCGCGGCCACGGCGACCAACGTGCTGGTCATTTCCACGTTCTGGTTGAACTACGCAGCCACCCGTGGCGAAAAGGACGAACAGGCCGCGATCCGCCAGGGCATCGTCCAGGTGATGATGCTGGTGGCGCCGTTCCTGCGCGACGCCGAGCGCGTGCATCTCAACACGCTGACGCAGGCCTACACCGACTGA
- a CDS encoding acyl-CoA-binding protein, which translates to MADLKTAFDQASKDIQTLSERPDNDTLLRLYGLYKQGSEGDVKGDKPGFFDFVGTAKYEAWAKLKGTAPEDAQKKYVDLVKKLTA; encoded by the coding sequence ATGGCAGATCTGAAGACCGCGTTCGACCAGGCATCCAAGGACATCCAGACGCTGTCCGAGCGCCCGGACAACGACACCCTGCTTCGACTTTATGGCTTGTACAAGCAAGGCTCAGAAGGCGACGTCAAGGGCGACAAGCCCGGTTTCTTCGACTTCGTCGGCACCGCCAAGTACGAAGCCTGGGCCAAACTCAAGGGCACCGCGCCCGAAGACGCCCAGAAGAAGTACGTGGACCTGGTGAAGAAACTCACCGCGTAA
- a CDS encoding SDR family oxidoreductase, which translates to MSYFVTGATGFIGRYLVGNLLKRSGTVYVLVRKDSQKKFDAIAKKAGWDMKRVSVVHGDMTKPRCGLTPAQLRTLTGKVKHFFHLAAIYDLTATRESQQAANIDGTQHALDLAAALKAGCFHHTSSIAAAGLYPGIFREDMFEEAEGLDDPYLRTKHESEGLVRNEKRIKWRIYRPGMVVGHSKTGEIDKIDGPYYFFTLIKKLRELLPQWVPVLGIEGGRINIVPVDFVADAMDHIAHKPKLDGHTFHLTDPEPMRVGEVLNTFCRAGHAPEMTMRIDARMFAFVPGSIRMAVGNLPPVRRFIGMLLRDFKIPKEVLKFITYPTRFDSRETERALKGSGIAVPRLDDYAWRLWDYWERHLDPDLFVDRSLKGKVRNKVVVITGGSSGIGLSTAQRVAEAGATTIIVARGEEELFKARDDMKKAGGKVFAYTADLSDMADCDRLVKTVLDEHGHVDILINNAGRSIRRSIEASYDRFHDFERTMQLNYFGSIRLIMGFLPKMTERRKGHIINISSIGVLANSPRFSAYVASKAALDAFSRCAQGELSGKGISFTTINMPLVKTPMIAPTKMYDSVPTLSPDEAADLLVKAIIEKPSRIATRLGIFAALVNAVAPKAYEVVMNTAFELFPDSAAAKGDRKALKESAPSQEQIAFAALMRGVHW; encoded by the coding sequence ATGAGCTATTTCGTCACGGGCGCCACGGGATTCATTGGCCGTTATCTGGTCGGCAACCTCCTCAAGCGCAGCGGGACGGTCTACGTGCTGGTCCGGAAGGACTCGCAGAAGAAGTTCGACGCCATCGCCAAGAAGGCCGGCTGGGACATGAAGCGCGTGTCCGTGGTGCACGGCGACATGACCAAGCCGCGATGCGGGCTGACCCCCGCCCAGCTACGCACGCTGACCGGCAAGGTGAAACATTTCTTTCATCTCGCGGCCATCTACGACCTGACGGCCACCCGCGAATCGCAGCAGGCGGCCAACATCGACGGCACCCAGCACGCGCTGGACCTTGCCGCCGCGCTGAAAGCGGGCTGCTTCCACCACACCAGTTCCATCGCGGCCGCAGGCTTGTACCCCGGCATCTTCCGCGAGGACATGTTCGAGGAAGCCGAGGGCCTGGACGATCCCTACCTGCGAACCAAGCATGAGTCCGAAGGCCTCGTGCGCAACGAGAAGCGCATCAAGTGGCGCATCTACCGTCCCGGCATGGTGGTCGGCCACTCCAAGACGGGCGAGATCGATAAGATCGATGGCCCGTACTACTTCTTCACCTTGATCAAGAAGCTGCGCGAGCTGCTGCCGCAATGGGTGCCGGTGCTCGGCATCGAAGGGGGGCGCATCAACATCGTGCCGGTGGATTTCGTCGCCGACGCGATGGACCACATTGCGCACAAGCCGAAGCTGGATGGCCATACCTTCCATCTGACCGACCCGGAGCCGATGCGCGTCGGCGAAGTGCTCAACACGTTCTGCCGTGCCGGCCATGCGCCGGAGATGACCATGCGCATCGACGCACGCATGTTCGCCTTCGTGCCCGGCAGCATCCGCATGGCGGTGGGCAACCTGCCACCGGTGCGACGTTTCATCGGCATGCTCCTGCGCGACTTCAAGATCCCCAAGGAAGTGCTGAAGTTCATCACCTATCCGACGCGCTTCGACAGCCGCGAAACGGAGCGGGCGCTGAAAGGTAGCGGCATCGCCGTGCCGCGCCTGGACGACTACGCATGGCGCCTGTGGGACTACTGGGAGCGCCATCTGGATCCGGACCTGTTCGTCGACCGATCGTTGAAGGGCAAGGTGCGCAACAAGGTGGTCGTCATCACCGGCGGTTCGTCCGGCATCGGCCTGTCCACTGCGCAGCGCGTCGCGGAAGCGGGCGCCACCACGATCATCGTGGCGCGCGGCGAGGAAGAGCTTTTCAAGGCTCGCGACGACATGAAGAAGGCGGGCGGCAAGGTGTTCGCCTATACCGCCGACCTTTCCGATATGGCGGACTGCGATCGGTTGGTGAAGACCGTGCTGGACGAACACGGACACGTGGACATCCTGATCAACAATGCGGGCCGCTCGATCCGTCGCTCCATCGAGGCCAGCTACGATCGCTTCCACGATTTCGAGCGCACGATGCAGCTGAATTACTTCGGCAGTATCCGCCTGATCATGGGCTTCCTGCCGAAGATGACCGAACGCCGGAAGGGCCACATCATCAACATCAGCTCGATCGGCGTGCTGGCCAATTCGCCGCGCTTCTCTGCGTATGTGGCATCGAAGGCGGCCCTGGATGCCTTCAGTCGCTGCGCGCAGGGCGAGCTGTCGGGCAAGGGGATCAGCTTCACCACGATCAACATGCCGCTGGTGAAGACGCCGATGATCGCGCCCACCAAGATGTACGACAGCGTGCCCACGCTGTCCCCGGACGAGGCGGCCGACCTGCTGGTCAAGGCCATCATCGAGAAGCCCAGCCGCATCGCCACGCGCTTGGGTATTTTCGCCGCGCTGGTGAATGCCGTCGCACCGAAGGCTTACGAAGTGGTGATGAACACCGCCTTCGAACTGTTTCCCGATTCGGCCGCCGCCAAGGGCGACCGCAAGGCGCTCAAGGAATCGGCGCCGAGCCAGGAGCAGATCGCATTCGCCGCACTCATGCGGGGCGTGCACTGGTAG
- a CDS encoding group II truncated hemoglobin — MTDAPTPYDRIGGEVGLRRMTQRMYALMDTLPEAAAVRAQHPDSLDGSEQKLFEFLSGWLGGPPLFTQKHGAPMLRARHLPFRIGMAEASGWLACFHGAMTETVEDADLRDFIWSRIEPLAMHMRNLQAVPLRWSEPQDT, encoded by the coding sequence ATGACTGACGCCCCAACTCCCTACGATCGCATCGGCGGCGAAGTCGGCCTGCGCCGGATGACGCAGCGCATGTACGCGCTGATGGATACCTTGCCGGAAGCCGCCGCGGTACGCGCGCAACATCCGGACTCGCTCGATGGCAGCGAGCAGAAACTGTTCGAGTTCCTCAGCGGCTGGCTAGGCGGTCCGCCGTTGTTCACCCAGAAGCACGGTGCGCCGATGCTGCGCGCCCGCCATTTGCCTTTCCGGATCGGCATGGCCGAGGCCAGCGGCTGGCTGGCGTGTTTCCATGGCGCCATGACCGAGACGGTGGAAGACGCAGACTTGCGCGACTTCATCTGGTCGCGGATCGAACCGCTCGCGATGCATATGCGCAACCTGCAGGCGGTGCCGTTGCGGTGGTCTGAGCCACAGGACACCTGA
- a CDS encoding restriction endonuclease, with translation MSIWLLGLAVTLVTGMAATAYLWLVRRPRDEMSYGLHALSGLRWREFSKLVLSAMERRGLAEASPEPHESREPQSTFLLSRGDERWLLSCKHGSAYRIAAAPVLELAASIRLGTAHGGILATEGNVEKEGRDAAQGNNIEVLDGPRLWPEVVDLIEPSLREQVMTYAAARAKRHIGIAWFGAIAFGAAAMATWSGQQSGSASVERPLPAATPAAPAPVATPLPPATVGSFKEPTDEELEAQMREVLKALAKTPGITRGVWQTKLTLSVDRIASEKEVWPWICLELERYPALRTTRVQLNPPPGSSEPVRWRQCKTM, from the coding sequence ATGTCCATCTGGCTCCTTGGCCTGGCCGTCACCCTGGTGACCGGCATGGCGGCAACCGCCTACCTCTGGTTGGTCCGCCGTCCCCGCGATGAAATGTCCTACGGCCTGCATGCCCTGTCGGGGCTGCGCTGGCGCGAGTTCTCCAAACTGGTGCTGTCGGCGATGGAGCGTCGTGGCCTGGCGGAGGCCAGCCCGGAACCGCACGAATCCCGCGAACCTCAATCGACTTTCCTACTATCCCGAGGCGATGAACGCTGGTTGCTCTCCTGCAAGCACGGCTCGGCGTATCGGATCGCTGCTGCTCCCGTACTGGAATTGGCCGCGAGCATCCGCTTGGGCACGGCCCACGGCGGCATTCTCGCCACCGAAGGCAACGTGGAGAAGGAAGGTCGCGACGCGGCCCAGGGCAACAACATCGAAGTCTTGGACGGCCCCCGCCTGTGGCCCGAGGTCGTCGATCTGATCGAACCGAGCCTGCGCGAGCAAGTGATGACCTATGCGGCCGCTCGCGCCAAGCGCCATATCGGCATCGCCTGGTTCGGTGCCATCGCATTTGGTGCGGCCGCCATGGCGACATGGTCCGGCCAGCAAAGCGGCTCTGCCTCCGTCGAACGCCCTCTCCCCGCCGCGACGCCGGCAGCGCCCGCGCCTGTAGCGACCCCGCTGCCTCCGGCCACAGTGGGCAGCTTCAAGGAACCCACCGACGAAGAACTGGAAGCCCAGATGCGCGAGGTGCTTAAGGCGCTCGCCAAGACGCCCGGCATCACCCGTGGCGTATGGCAGACCAAGCTGACCCTGAGCGTGGACCGCATCGCCAGCGAGAAGGAAGTCTGGCCGTGGATCTGCCTGGAACTGGAGCGCTACCCCGCCCTGCGCACCACCCGCGTGCAGCTCAATCCACCGCCCGGCAGCAGCGAGCCCGTGCGCTGGCGCCAGTGCAAGACCATGTAG
- a CDS encoding phasin family protein encodes MATLKKSARKKTASAPSSNNEQLQAQAEQLSKRLGESAQQVWLAGVGAFGRAQAEGTKLFETLVKEGLSLEQITRKTAGGKAQAMRDAVETTVGQARERASDTWDRLEKVFEERVHRALRRLEVPSREDLSALIDRVDALNAELRKLGGAPVAKPTKARKAAAAKKPAPAAKKTPAKRASRKKAAP; translated from the coding sequence ATGGCCACGTTGAAGAAATCCGCACGCAAGAAGACCGCTTCCGCTCCTTCCTCCAACAACGAACAGCTGCAGGCCCAGGCCGAACAGCTCTCCAAGCGCCTCGGCGAATCCGCGCAACAGGTCTGGCTCGCCGGCGTGGGGGCTTTCGGGCGCGCGCAGGCCGAAGGCACCAAGCTGTTCGAGACCCTCGTGAAAGAAGGCCTCTCGCTGGAGCAGATCACGCGCAAGACCGCCGGCGGCAAGGCGCAAGCGATGCGCGATGCGGTAGAGACCACCGTGGGCCAGGCTCGCGAGCGCGCTTCGGACACGTGGGATCGTCTTGAGAAGGTTTTCGAAGAACGCGTGCATCGCGCACTGCGCCGTCTCGAAGTGCCGAGCCGCGAAGACCTCTCCGCCCTGATCGATCGCGTCGACGCGCTCAATGCCGAACTGCGCAAGCTGGGCGGCGCTCCGGTCGCGAAGCCGACGAAGGCCCGCAAGGCCGCGGCCGCCAAAAAACCGGCACCGGCAGCGAAGAAAACGCCCGCCAAGCGTGCATCGCGCAAGAAGGCTGCACCATAA
- a CDS encoding patatin-like phospholipase family protein, translating into MLSIHSARKRGHNGKIGLAIAGGGPIGGMYELGALRALDEALDGLDLTRMDCYVGVSSGAFLAAGLANRMGTAEMCRIFITGTSDDAEFRPETFLRPNVSEYLRRAASLPGLYADWLSRLVRNPRRATRWSDLFLRFGGLVPTGIFDNEEVERFLRDIFSRRGRSNDFRTLDADLFVVAVDLDSGEAVRFGEQGWDDIPISRAVQASSALPGLYPPVEIGGRHFLDGALRRTMHASTVLDRDIDLMIGINPLVPFDANQAAPQADEAEQVGLASGGLPAVLSQTLRTLLQSRMQIGMEKYPHRYPDIDQLVFEPNSDDSELFFTNLFSFSSRHRVCQLAYRNTLADLRKRAAVLKPMLAAHGIRYNDDIVNDRHRSILDGLDVTPRMTETTARLRRALDDVDQLVSSRRAARRP; encoded by the coding sequence ATGCTTTCGATCCACAGCGCGCGGAAACGGGGCCACAACGGCAAGATCGGGCTGGCCATCGCCGGCGGCGGCCCCATTGGCGGCATGTACGAACTCGGCGCGCTGCGTGCCCTCGACGAAGCGCTCGACGGCCTGGACCTGACCCGGATGGACTGCTACGTGGGCGTCAGCTCCGGCGCCTTCCTCGCTGCCGGCCTGGCCAACCGGATGGGTACGGCCGAGATGTGCCGCATCTTCATCACCGGCACCAGCGACGACGCCGAATTCCGGCCCGAGACCTTCCTGCGCCCCAACGTCAGCGAATACCTGCGGCGCGCCGCGAGCCTGCCCGGGCTGTACGCCGATTGGCTGTCGCGCCTGGTCCGAAACCCGCGCCGGGCCACGCGCTGGTCCGACCTGTTCCTGCGTTTCGGCGGCCTGGTGCCGACGGGCATCTTCGACAACGAGGAAGTCGAGCGTTTCCTGCGCGACATCTTCAGCCGGCGTGGCCGCAGCAACGATTTCCGCACGCTGGACGCGGACCTGTTCGTGGTGGCGGTGGACCTGGACAGCGGCGAAGCGGTGCGCTTCGGCGAGCAAGGCTGGGACGACATCCCGATCTCGCGCGCCGTGCAGGCCAGTTCCGCCCTGCCCGGTCTGTACCCGCCGGTGGAAATCGGTGGGCGGCATTTCCTCGACGGCGCGCTGCGCCGCACGATGCACGCCAGCACCGTACTGGACCGCGATATCGACCTGATGATCGGCATCAATCCGCTGGTGCCGTTCGATGCCAACCAGGCAGCCCCGCAGGCGGACGAAGCCGAACAGGTCGGACTGGCGAGCGGCGGATTGCCCGCCGTCCTGTCGCAGACCCTGCGCACCCTGCTGCAGTCGCGCATGCAGATCGGCATGGAGAAGTACCCGCACCGGTATCCGGACATCGACCAGTTGGTGTTCGAGCCCAACTCGGACGACAGCGAGCTCTTCTTCACCAATCTCTTCAGCTTCTCTTCGCGCCACCGCGTCTGCCAACTCGCCTACCGCAACACCCTGGCCGACCTGCGCAAGCGCGCCGCCGTGCTCAAGCCGATGTTGGCGGCGCATGGCATCCGGTACAACGACGACATCGTCAACGACCGCCACCGCTCGATCCTCGACGGCCTAGACGTCACCCCACGCATGACCGAAACCACGGCCCGCCTGCGTCGCGCCCTGGACGACGTGGACCAACTGGTTTCCAGCCGCCGGGCCGCCCGTCGCCCGTGA
- a CDS encoding polyhydroxyalkanoic acid system family protein translates to MASIDIQHAHSKSPKQARKAVEDVAKKLAERFDMDYGWDGDTLNFSRSGVEGKIALLADKLRVTANLGFLLSAMKGPIEAEIRRVLSDKFD, encoded by the coding sequence ATGGCCAGCATCGATATCCAGCACGCGCATTCCAAGTCCCCGAAGCAGGCCCGCAAGGCCGTCGAGGACGTCGCCAAGAAGCTGGCCGAACGCTTCGACATGGATTACGGGTGGGACGGCGATACGCTGAACTTCAGCCGCTCCGGCGTGGAAGGCAAGATCGCGCTGCTGGCTGACAAACTGCGGGTCACCGCAAATCTGGGGTTCCTGCTGTCGGCCATGAAGGGGCCGATCGAAGCGGAGATCCGCCGGGTGCTGAGCGACAAGTTCGACTGA
- a CDS encoding FHA domain-containing protein, giving the protein MQNLRLHFTNRPSPDRPLTTGVHRIVREAAGTIGVGDALQGALLAQICVDRRGLWLQVANGMRGVHINGRPVKRMAVLRPGDAVYVEGVELLLQSGFQSATDVRDADAGQGDARVVLRGLGGKYHGRSVSLEQPCIVGRGRDADIRVDDPTFAERHARLELRGDRVLLRDLGSADGSRVNGIAVRDALLVAGDQVVFDAQHRFVLEVPWAPSAQGNDALAADMDDEALADEVRTRPVVRSARRWPWLLLAALLMAAALSALLLFGAG; this is encoded by the coding sequence GTGCAGAACCTCCGACTTCACTTCACCAACCGCCCTTCGCCCGACCGGCCGCTGACCACCGGCGTGCACCGCATCGTGCGCGAAGCGGCCGGCACCATCGGGGTCGGCGATGCCTTGCAAGGCGCACTGCTCGCGCAGATTTGCGTGGACCGCCGCGGCCTCTGGCTGCAGGTCGCCAATGGCATGCGCGGCGTGCACATCAACGGCCGGCCGGTGAAGCGCATGGCCGTGCTGCGTCCCGGCGATGCGGTTTACGTGGAAGGGGTTGAGTTGCTGCTGCAGTCCGGTTTCCAGTCCGCCACCGACGTGCGCGACGCCGATGCCGGTCAAGGCGACGCCCGCGTGGTCCTGCGAGGGCTGGGGGGCAAGTACCACGGCCGCAGCGTATCGCTGGAGCAACCCTGCATCGTGGGCCGTGGCCGCGATGCCGACATCCGCGTGGATGACCCGACCTTCGCCGAGCGGCACGCGCGGCTGGAGCTGCGTGGCGACCGCGTCCTGCTGCGCGACCTGGGTTCGGCCGACGGCTCCCGCGTGAACGGCATCGCCGTGCGCGATGCATTGTTGGTAGCGGGCGACCAGGTGGTGTTCGATGCGCAGCATCGCTTCGTGCTGGAGGTGCCGTGGGCACCCAGTGCGCAAGGGAACGATGCCCTCGCGGCGGACATGGACGATGAGGCGCTGGCGGACGAGGTCCGCACCCGGCCCGTGGTGCGATCGGCGCGGCGCTGGCCTTGGCTGCTCCTGGCCGCGTTGCTGATGGCGGCCGCGCTCAGCGCGCTGCTGCTGTTCGGCGCCGGCTGA
- the msrQ gene encoding protein-methionine-sulfoxide reductase heme-binding subunit MsrQ, translating to MRKSSVGLIAAKTAIHALALVPLGILAWQFVDVWRTGSDALGADPVAEIEHRTGLWALRLLMVALAITPLRQLTGQPVLLRFRRMIGLYAFFYASVHLAAYLALDLRGYWTQIFEEIVKRPYITVGFTAWLLLVPLAVTSTQGWMRRLGRRWGQLHKLVYAIGVLAVLHFWWLVKSDIREPLLYAVILAALLGWRVWKSFSRRRTAAAR from the coding sequence ATGCGTAAGAGCTCCGTTGGCCTGATCGCCGCCAAGACCGCCATCCATGCGCTCGCTTTGGTGCCCCTCGGGATACTGGCGTGGCAGTTCGTCGATGTCTGGCGGACCGGTAGCGATGCGCTGGGTGCGGACCCGGTGGCGGAAATCGAACACCGCACGGGCCTGTGGGCGTTACGCCTGCTGATGGTGGCGCTGGCGATCACGCCGCTGCGCCAACTGACCGGCCAGCCGGTGTTGTTGCGGTTCCGCCGGATGATCGGACTGTATGCGTTCTTCTATGCCAGCGTGCACCTGGCGGCGTACCTGGCGCTGGATCTGCGCGGTTACTGGACGCAGATCTTCGAAGAAATCGTCAAGCGCCCGTACATCACCGTCGGGTTCACCGCGTGGTTGCTGCTGGTGCCGCTGGCGGTCACCTCGACCCAGGGCTGGATGCGACGCCTCGGCCGGCGCTGGGGCCAGCTGCACAAGTTGGTCTATGCGATCGGCGTGCTGGCCGTGCTGCATTTCTGGTGGCTGGTGAAATCCGACATCCGCGAGCCGCTGCTGTACGCGGTCATCCTGGCGGCACTGCTGGGATGGCGCGTGTGGAAATCGTTCAGCCGGCGCCGAACAGCAGCAGCGCGCTGA
- the msrP gene encoding protein-methionine-sulfoxide reductase catalytic subunit MsrP, whose translation MSLRDALRIPASQITDEAVYLERRRLLQTLAAVPALALAGCAEADPPAPPKVTVTPEQARSGFRTAETLTRYEDVASYNNFYEFGTGKADPSTARETLKTSPWSVVVGGECAKPGRIALEDLLKGLTPEERVYRLRCVEGWSMVIPWLGVPLGEVLKKFQPTAKAKYVAFTTLADPVQMPGVRYSSINWPYREGLRIDEAMHPLTLLATGLYGKPLPQQNGAPLRLVVPWKYGFKSIKSIVEIKFVERMPETAWHDLQPSEYGFFSNVNPNVDHPRWSQKTERRIAGTQSKLFAERIPTRLFNGYADQVASMYAGLDLKKWY comes from the coding sequence ATGTCGTTGCGCGATGCCTTGCGGATCCCTGCTTCGCAGATCACTGACGAAGCCGTCTATCTGGAACGCCGGCGCCTGCTGCAGACGCTCGCGGCCGTCCCGGCCCTCGCTCTCGCCGGCTGCGCCGAGGCAGACCCCCCCGCACCACCCAAGGTCACGGTGACGCCGGAGCAGGCGCGGTCGGGTTTCCGGACGGCTGAAACGCTGACCCGCTACGAAGACGTCGCCAGCTACAACAACTTCTATGAGTTCGGCACCGGCAAGGCCGACCCGTCGACCGCGCGCGAGACGCTGAAGACTTCGCCGTGGTCGGTGGTGGTCGGGGGCGAATGCGCCAAGCCGGGACGTATCGCGCTCGAGGACCTCCTGAAGGGACTGACGCCGGAAGAACGCGTGTACCGGCTCCGCTGCGTGGAAGGCTGGTCGATGGTGATCCCGTGGCTGGGCGTGCCGCTGGGCGAGGTGCTGAAGAAATTCCAGCCCACCGCCAAGGCCAAGTACGTCGCCTTCACCACCCTGGCCGACCCGGTGCAGATGCCGGGCGTGCGCTACTCCTCGATCAACTGGCCTTACCGCGAGGGCCTGCGCATCGACGAAGCGATGCACCCGCTCACCCTGCTGGCCACCGGGCTGTATGGCAAACCGCTGCCGCAGCAGAACGGTGCGCCGCTACGGTTGGTGGTGCCGTGGAAGTACGGCTTCAAGAGCATCAAGTCGATCGTGGAGATCAAGTTCGTCGAGCGCATGCCCGAGACAGCCTGGCACGACCTGCAGCCATCCGAGTACGGCTTCTTCTCCAACGTCAATCCGAACGTGGACCATCCCCGCTGGAGCCAGAAGACCGAGCGGCGCATCGCCGGCACGCAGAGCAAGTTGTTCGCCGAACGCATCCCGACGCGACTGTTCAACGGCTACGCCGACCAGGTTGCCTCGATGTACGCCGGCCTGGACCTGAAGAAGTGGTACTGA